The Plectropomus leopardus isolate mb chromosome 22, YSFRI_Pleo_2.0, whole genome shotgun sequence genome includes a window with the following:
- the LOC121961660 gene encoding ras-related protein Rab-19-like, whose translation MQALGPEHDDSFDFLFKIILIGDSNVGKTCVVQNFKSGIFSERQQNTIGVDFTVRTVDIEGKKVKMQVWDTAGQERFRTITQSYYRSAHGAIIAYDITRRSTFDSVTHWIKEVELYGATNVVLVLIGNKCDLEQERQVLFEEACNLAKEKDILAALETSAKESQNVEEAFLMMAKELLSRNGLNVQQGDSESGNTPRVLLRSNSRPVNGMAAAYTPPEKKTCC comes from the exons ATGCAGGCCCTCGGACCTGAGCATGACGACTCTTTTGATTTCCTCTTCAAGATTATTCTGATCGGAGACTCAAATGTAGGGAAGACCTGCGTGGTGCAGAATTTTAAGTCAGGGATTTtctcagagagacagcagaacACTATAGGAGTGGATTTTACTGTGAGGACGGTGGACATCGAGGGGAAGAAAGTTAAG atGCAGGTGTGGGACACGGCAGGTCAGGAGAGGTTTCGTACGATCACCCAGAGCTACTACCGCAGCGCTCACGGTGCTATCATCGCCTATGACATCACACGGCGCTCGACCTTTGACTCGGTAACTCACTGGATCAAAGAGGTGGAGCTCTATGGAGCGACCAATGTAGTGCTGGTTCTTATAG GTAACAAATGTGACCTGGAGCAGGAACGTCAAGTTCTGTTTGAGGAAGCCTGCAATCTGGCAAAGGAGAAAGACATACTTGCTGCTCTAGAAACATCTGCAAAG GAGAGTCAAAATGTGGAAGAGGCTTTTCTCATGATGGCCAAGGAGCTGCTGTCTCGTAATGGCCTCAATGTCCAGCAGGGGGACTCAGAGAGCGGTAACACACCTCGAGTGCTCCTCCGGTCCAACTCTCGGCCAGTTAACGGCATGGCAGCTGCTTACACGCCACCAGAGAAGAAGACATGTTGCTGA
- the LOC121961724 gene encoding tetraspanin-8-like → MGKVNVCLKRSYIIVISLIAIVSALLLAATLFSHGYFHEDEEIEKMLAGLHAMYIISIITLVLTIIGVYGACKEKQWALIVFVVGMILASLFMIAIEVQGLALRPQEAEEMKNFYLNMLPLNNASEPIIDSLKEVQTELQCCGLDQGYLDWGNYIPESCLCVEGSINPCVAAPRDSSVFEHTADDQPIMIYKESCLPYLIEHEMMDINIALGVMLGITLFWILSVVLCILILCRLNQKEDTPVVVYSAEAKAGNYTVLGDAAEYT, encoded by the exons ATGGGAAAAGTGAACGTCTGCTTGAAACGGAGTTACATTATCGTGATAAGTTTGATCGCG ATTGTCAGTGCCCTGCTGTTGGCTGCCACTCTCTTTAGCCATGGATACTTCCACGAAGATGAAGAG ATAGAAAAGATGCTTGCAGGTCTTCATGCCATGTATATTATTTCCATCATAACTCTGGTTTTGACTATCATTGGTGTGTATGGGGCTTGCAAAGAGAAGCAGTGGGCACTTATAGTG tttgTAGTTGGAATGATCCTGGCCAGTCTCTTCATGATTGCAATTGAAGTTCAAGGACTGGCTTTGCGACCACAG GAGGCCGAAGAAATGAAGAACTTTTACCTAAATATGCTGCCGCTGAATAATGCCAGTGAGCCTATCATAGACAGCCTCAAGGAAGTACAGACAGAG TTGCAATGTTGTGGACTGGATCAGGGCTACCTAGATTGGGGCAATTACATCCCAGAGTCCTGCCTGTGCGTTGAGGGGTCCATTAAtccatgt GTGGCAGCTCCCAGAGACAGCAGTGTGTTTGAGCACACGGCCGATGATCAGCCCATCATGATTTATAAAGAG TCATGCCTTCCATACTTGATTGAGCATGAGATGATGGACATAAATATTGCATTGGGCGTAATGCTGGGAATCACATTATTCTGG ATATTGTCAGTGGTGTTGTGTATTCTCATTTTATGTCGGCTGAATCAGAAGGAAGACACCCCTGTGGTGGTCTACAGTGCAGAGGCAAAAGCAGGCAACTACACTGTTCTTGGAGACGCAGCAGAGTACACCTGA
- the pus7l gene encoding pseudouridylate synthase 7 homolog-like protein yields the protein MKQDSDAVDVPACFISNHEGFLGSIKNLIRDFVVTEIDINGQRVNTAAATQTPYCRASDKNNETSADCKRNNYSSVSQDSDVSADCGLDVTIPSPGSFDLSVILGQSVSDELEQFVLTLKEEPIKQELSLGSFADKHHRANVHRAVRHRFPFLMTVTIQPEIRVREDPDYRELSKLVTEDEAEDFFRFIDAKVRGSSYTFGPDDNKDHRTAVHHFLSRRFGKLVETKSFTDQGTTAISVRLREQGRPKKRTAEERKEEDIYTAFTLRKENLETLEAISYMAAALGVLPSDFTYAGIKDKRAITFQSMVVKKVSTQRLKEKTAEFERRGMRLSQIRSVSEPLRLGRLQGNHFDLVVRELRPHGASDAHSSDADAHTRLAALVKEAVENVKARGFVNYYGPQRFGSMQSVQSDRVGLALLKEDMVNAVHLFFTPEDGNDPQNHAKRHFLQTDNAKESLALMPLSKARERLMLRALNRYGTGPDGCAQAWLSLPHSMRVFYPHAYCSRVWNEAVAHRLTTLGHSVRGGDLVWKQEDAGESSSAQIHVVTDQEEQDGVYTLEHVLLPMPGNTVKYPENAMGTWFQERLARDGLVDCRFRVSSLKLNLPGCYRPLLATPRNLSYQLQKATCEGRGGEEGMGNSSRNSDLQLNGTTVEGKQDSLTLTLNFDLDSSCYATICLREIMKCDP from the exons ATGAAGCAGGACAGTGATGCTGTGGACGTCCCCGCGTGCTTCATATCCAACCATGAAGGTTTTCTTGGAAGCATCAAAAACTTAATCAGAGACTTTGTGGTGACTGAAATCGACATCAATGGACAGCGtgttaacacagcagcagccacacaGACACCATATTGCAGGGCCTctgataaaaacaatgaaaccagTGCAGACTGTAAGAGGAACAATTACTCGTCAGTCTCACAGGACTCTGATGTTTCAGCTGATTGTGGGCTCGATGTCACCATACCTAGTCCAGGCAGTTTTGATTTAAGTGTGATTCTAGGTCAGTCAGTCAGCGATGAGCTCGAGCAGTTTGTGTTGACGCTCAAAGAAGAGCCCATCAAGCAGGAGCTCTCTCTGGGATCCTTCGCTGACAAACACCACAGAGCCAACGTCCACCGGGCCGTCAGACACCGCTTCCCCTTCCTCATGACGGTCACGATCCAGCCTGAGATCAGGGTGAGGGAAGACCCGGACTACAGAGAGCTCTCCAAGCTGGTTACAGAGGACGAAGCAGAGGACTTCTTCAGGTTCATAGATGCCAAAGTGCGAGGCTCGTCCTATACATTTGGACCTGATGACAATAAGGACCACAGGACCGCGGTCCACCACTTCCTGAGCAGAAGGTTTGGCAAACTGGTCGAAACTAAAAGCTTCACTGACCAGGGGACGACTGCGATCTCGGTTAGACTGAGAGAGCAGGGGAGGCCAAAGAAAAGAACCGCAGAGGAACGTAAAGAAGAAGACATTTACACTG CTTTTACTCTGCGTAAGGAGAACCTGGAGACTCTGGAGGCCATCAGCTACATGGCAGCAGCTCTCGGGGTCCTACCGTCAGATTTCACCTACGCAGGGATCAAAGATAAAAGAGCAATCACCTTCCAGTCCATGGTGGTAAAGAAGGTCTCAACTCAACG GCTGAAAGAGAAGACAGCTGAGTTTGAGAGGAGAGGGATGCGTCTGTCTCAGATCCGCTCCGTCAGCGAGCCTCTCAGGCTTGGACGTCTGCAGGGGAATCACTTTGACCTGGTGGTTCGTGAGCTGAGACCACACGGGGCCAGTGACGCACACTCCTCTGACGCAGACGCGCACACTCGTCTGGCAGCTCTTGTAAAGGAAGCAGTGGAGAATGTCAAG GCCAGAGGTTTTGTCAACTACTATGGACCACAGAGGTTTGGGAGCATGCAGAGCGTCCAGTCTGACCGTGTGGGGCTGGCTTTACTCAAAGAAGACATG GTGAACGCTGTGCATCTCTTCTTCACTCCCGAGGACGGCAATGATCCTCAGAACCACGCTAAGAGGCACTTCCTCCAAACAG ATAACGCTAAGGAGTCTTTGGCACTGATGCCGTTGTCAAAGGCCAGGGAGCGACTGATGCTTCGGGCCCTGAACCGCTATGGTACAGGTCCAGATGGTTGTGCCCAAGCCTGGCTCAGCCTGCCCCACAGCATGAGGGTCTTCTACCCGCACGCTTACTGTAGCAG AGTGTGGAACGAGGCGGTGGCACACAGGCTGACCACTCTGGGTCACAGTGTCAGGGGAGGAGATTTGGTGTGGAAGCAGGAGGACGCTGGAGAAAGCAGCTCTGCTCAG ATCCATGTGGTGACAGACCAAGAGGAGCAAGATGGAGTGTACACATTGGAGCAT gtgttaCTACCAATGCCAGGAAATACAGTGAAGTACCCAGAAAATGCCATGGGGACTTGGTTCCAGGAGAGACTGGCCAGAGACGGACTGGTTGACTGTCGCTTCAGAGTCAGCAGCCTCAAACTAAATCTGCCTGGGTGCTaccgccccctgctggccacACCACGCAACCTCAGCTACCAGCTGCAGAAAGCAACCTGTgaaggcagaggaggagaagaggggatgggaaacagcagcagaaacagtgACCTTCAACTGAACGGCACAACAGTGGAAGGGAAGCAggactctctcactctcacattAAACTTTGACCTGGACTCCTCCTGCTATGCTACAATCTGCCTCAGAGAGATCATGAAGTGTGACCCCTAG
- the LOC121961653 gene encoding tetraspanin-8-like, with product MQRSAVVVVADKTSLKRPFIFANAVHMALCFFMLTMTVAWHRDLIQTGKLVSSVSVVIMYVVEISCLLLSVLGVVGACKGKRWCLILYATGMAAASQTIIIRTALSYQDVYEKRVLREESKLLSMMPLSGTSKANRTLLYSIQQEFECCGLIEGYKDWGASIPPSCNCHYPGKCIRLRGSATLGAPKNQYVYQEPCLPIYVSELKLAFSLAMAVQFGSGVFWGVLLVMSIKLMGQIKRKQEFMALLQSNRYVPGAF from the exons atgCAGCGGAGCGCAGTGGTCGTGGTGGCGGATAAAACGAGCCTGAAAAGGCCGTTTATTTTTGCAAACGCTGTGCATATG GCGCTGTGCTTCTTCATGTTGACAATGACAGTAGCTTGGCACAGAGACCTCATACAAACCGGCAAA CTGGTGTCCAGTGTTTCTGTGGTGATAATGTACGTTGTAGAGatcagctgcctgctgctctcAGTGCTCGGTGTGGTCGGGGCCTGTAAAGGAAAGAGATGGTGTTTGATTCTG tatgcAACTGGGATGGCTGCAGCCAGTCAAACAATAATTATTCGAACGGCACTAAGTTACCAAGATGTATATGAG AAACGTGTGCTCCGTGAGGAGTCCAAGCTGCTCTCCATGATGCCGCTCAGTGGAAccagcaaagccaacagaaccCTGCTGTATAGCATTCAACAAGAA TTTGAGTGCTGTGGTCTTATCGAAGGCTATAAAGATTGGGGCGCTTCCATTCCTCCCTCTTGTAACTGTCACTATCCGGGAAAATGC ATTCGACTACGGGGCAGTGCCACACTCGGAGCTCCAAAGAACCAGTATGTTTATCAAGAG CCTTGCCTGCCAATTTATGTTTCTGAACTGAAGCTTGCATTCTCTTTGGCGATGGCTGTACAGTTTGGAAGTGGAGTGTTTTGG GGGGTTCTGCTGGTGATGAGCATCAAGCTGATGGGCCAGATCAAAAGGAAACAGGAGTTCATGGCTCTTCTCCAATCAAACAGATACGTTCCTGGTGCCTTCTAG